A window of Castanea sativa cultivar Marrone di Chiusa Pesio chromosome 1, ASM4071231v1 contains these coding sequences:
- the LOC142634446 gene encoding uncharacterized protein LOC142634446 produces MEAYIDDMVVKTKEETENLSELGDIFAILRKHKLRLSASKCLFGVGLGKSLGYMINHHGIELLHKWKDFTWFEECDRAFVELKAYLAHPLILSRPEMKDVLYAYVAVARHVVSLVLVRVDGGVQKPMYYVSKSLQKTKALLKKSDYIGRVAKWGAMLRAFNVKYMPGTVVNGQVLADLVAEFDEELGSSEVGERLEGFAHVETVVTQYSWQLFVDGAANKKRSRIGIVMVSPDDITLEKSFRLGFLATNNEAEYEALLVGLNTVQKLGGKTVRAYCDSRLVVGQILGEYEAKYLRMLCREDLPRIVLVESYITPAYNELPSVTVNFTRVGPDWQIPLVALLKDGIVPEDRVEAEKVRRKAPRFRLSEDQKLYKRSYSGPYLLCVHPEVIEMLLEELHEGICGSHIGGKSFAHRALT; encoded by the exons ATGGAAGCttatattgatgatatggtggtgaaaactAAAGAAGAGACCGAAAATTTGTCAGAGCTCGGTGATATTTTTGCAATCTTAAGGAAACACAAGTTGCGTTTGAGTGCTTCAAAATGTTTGTTTGGTGTTGGATTAGGAAAGTCTCTAGGATATATGATAAATCATCATGGGATTGAG CTATTGCATAAGTGGAAGGATTTTACTTGGTTTGAAGAATGTGATAGAGCCTTTGtggagttgaaggcatatctggCTCATCCACTTATCTTGTCCAGACCAGAAATGAAGGACGTTTTATATGCCTATGTGGCTGTAGCTCGGCATGTTGTAAGTTTGGTCTTGGTACGTGTGGATGGAGGAGTTCAAAAACCAATgtattatgtcagcaaatccCTGCAAAAGACCAAG GCCTTGCTCAAAAAATCAGATTATATAGGAAGGGTGGCCAAATGGGGGGCCATGCTCAGAGCATTTAATGTAAAATACATGCCTGGAACAGTTGTGAATGGTCAAGTTCTAGCAGATTTAGTAGCAGAATTCGATGAGGAACTGGGAAGCTCGGAGGTGGGCGAAAGACTTGAAGGGTTTGCGCATGTGGAAACGGTAGTAACTCAATATTCCTGGCAATTATTTGTGGATGGTGCAGCAAACAAAAAGAGATCAAGAATAGGGATTGTGATGGTTTCACCAGACGATATTACTTTGGAGAAGTCATTTAGGCTCGGGTTTTTAGCAACAAATAatgaagcagagtatgaagccTTGCTGGTAGGTCTGAATACAGTGCAAAAACTTGGTGGCAAGACGGTAAGAGCATATTGTGATTCAAGACTTGTAGTTGGACAAATCTTGGGGGAGTATGAAGCGAAGTATCTGAGGATGCTTTG TAGGGAGGATCTGCCTCGGATCGTACTCGTTGAAAGTTATATAACGCCTGCTTATAATGAGTTGCCTTCAGTAACAGTTAATTTTACAAGGGTAGGCCCTGACTGGCAAATTCCATTGGTTGCATTATTGAAGGATGGAATTGTACCTGAGGACCGGGTTGAGGCGGAGAAGGTTCGTAGGAAAGCGCCAAGGTTTCGGCTTTctgaggaccaaaaattgtacaaacgctcATActcaggaccatacttgttgtgTGTTCATCCCGAGGTCATTGAAATGTTGTtagaagaattacatgaagggatttgtggtaGCCATATAGGGGGCAAGTCATTTGCTCATAGAGCTTTGACATAG